A stretch of the Armatimonadota bacterium genome encodes the following:
- a CDS encoding GTP-binding protein, with protein sequence MAKPKFERTKPHVNIGTIGHVDHGKTTLTAA encoded by the coding sequence ATGGCCAAGCCGAAGTTTGAGCGGACGAAGCCGCACGTGAACATTGGGACGATTGGGCATGTAGATCATGGGAAGACGACGTTGACGGCGGCGAT